The Catenulispora sp. GP43 genome has a window encoding:
- a CDS encoding LuxR C-terminal-related transcriptional regulator, whose translation MRIVIAEDNVLLREGLQLLLTTVGHEVVAVAGSGPEVVPTLLEHRPDAAVLDVRLPPGFRDEGLRAAIQARKLLPGLPILVLSQYVEETYAAELLADGASGIGYLLKDRVARVSEFQEALERVAAGGTALDPEVVTQLLTRRDPLNALTPREREVLALMAQGLDNPTIATTLVITERSVSKHIGNIFGKLGLPPDEAGDRRVRAVLAYLEAGD comes from the coding sequence GTGCGGATTGTGATCGCCGAGGACAACGTGCTGCTGCGCGAGGGCCTGCAACTGCTGCTGACCACGGTCGGCCACGAGGTGGTGGCGGTGGCCGGCAGCGGCCCGGAGGTGGTCCCCACGCTGCTGGAGCACCGCCCCGACGCCGCGGTCCTGGACGTCCGCCTGCCCCCGGGCTTCCGCGACGAGGGCCTACGCGCCGCGATCCAGGCCCGCAAACTCCTCCCCGGCCTGCCGATCCTGGTCCTGTCGCAGTACGTGGAGGAGACCTACGCCGCCGAACTCCTGGCCGACGGCGCCAGCGGCATCGGCTACCTGCTCAAGGACCGCGTGGCCCGCGTCTCGGAATTCCAGGAGGCCCTGGAGCGCGTCGCCGCCGGCGGCACCGCCCTGGACCCCGAGGTGGTCACCCAGCTCCTGACCCGCCGCGACCCGCTGAACGCCCTGACCCCGCGCGAACGCGAGGTGCTGGCGCTGATGGCGCAGGGGCTGGACAACCCGACCATCGCCACCACGCTGGTGATCACCGAGCGGAGCGTGAGCAAGCACATCGGGAACATCTTCGGCAAGCTCGGGCTGCCGCCGGACGAGGCCGGGGACCGGCGGGTGCGGGCGGTGCTGGCTTATTTGGAGGCGGGGGACTGA
- a CDS encoding sensor histidine kinase translates to MKIRARFARSLRATWYLVAGLRTALPALLGVCLLPLALLLAFGVPGLPWVAGRIRALTNVERRRAAKVLGHPIREPSTPLHSDPYRQYFALMRSASVWRDIAWMVVHGFLGLLVPVISVELWIGIPWDLGLPFWWWTLKPGTLGAGAQIYTWPQAIAYPLGMAVFLTILQLWLQPQLARFQGWYAARLLGPTRRTELAARVESLTETRAQALEAHGAELRRIERDLHDGTQAQLVSAALRLGLADQTFDGDPGGARKLMLDARAGIEDALAELRDVIRGIHPPILSDRGLAGAVRALTAGRPMPVSVEIPDPERRCPAAVEAAAYYVVAEALTNVAKHSGAAHAWVTVRHHGPYLTIAIRDDGRGGADPSAGSGLAGIRRRVAALDGVTRIGAREDGTGTNVEVELPCGL, encoded by the coding sequence ATGAAGATCCGCGCCCGGTTCGCTCGAAGCCTGCGCGCGACCTGGTACCTGGTCGCGGGCCTGCGCACCGCCCTGCCCGCACTGCTGGGCGTGTGCCTGCTGCCGCTGGCGCTGCTGCTGGCGTTCGGGGTGCCGGGGCTGCCCTGGGTGGCCGGGCGGATCCGGGCCCTGACCAACGTCGAGCGCCGCCGGGCGGCCAAGGTGCTGGGGCACCCGATCCGGGAGCCGTCCACGCCGCTGCACAGCGACCCCTACCGGCAGTACTTCGCGCTGATGCGCTCGGCCTCGGTGTGGCGGGACATCGCGTGGATGGTGGTGCACGGCTTCCTCGGCCTGCTCGTCCCGGTGATCTCGGTCGAGCTGTGGATCGGGATCCCGTGGGACCTGGGGCTGCCGTTCTGGTGGTGGACGCTCAAACCGGGCACGCTCGGCGCCGGCGCGCAGATCTACACCTGGCCGCAGGCCATCGCCTACCCGCTGGGGATGGCGGTATTCCTGACCATCCTCCAACTGTGGCTGCAGCCCCAGCTGGCCCGCTTCCAGGGCTGGTACGCCGCGCGCCTGCTCGGCCCGACCCGCCGCACCGAGCTGGCGGCCCGTGTGGAGTCGCTGACCGAGACCCGTGCCCAGGCGCTGGAGGCGCACGGCGCCGAGCTGCGCCGCATCGAACGCGACCTGCACGATGGCACCCAGGCCCAGCTGGTCAGCGCGGCGCTGCGGCTGGGCCTGGCCGACCAGACCTTCGACGGCGACCCCGGCGGAGCCCGCAAGCTGATGCTCGACGCCCGCGCCGGCATCGAGGACGCCCTGGCCGAGCTGCGTGACGTGATCCGCGGCATCCACCCGCCGATCCTGAGCGACCGCGGCCTGGCCGGGGCGGTCCGCGCCCTGACCGCCGGCCGCCCGATGCCGGTGTCGGTGGAGATCCCGGACCCGGAGCGCCGCTGCCCGGCGGCGGTGGAGGCCGCGGCGTACTACGTGGTCGCCGAGGCCCTGACCAACGTCGCCAAGCACAGCGGTGCCGCACACGCCTGGGTGACGGTGCGGCATCATGGCCCATACCTGACCATCGCCATCAGGGACGACGGCCGCGGCGGCGCGGACCCGTCGGCCGGCAGCGGCCTGGCCGGCATCCGGCGCCGCGTGGCCGCCCTGGACGGCGTGACCCGCATCGGCGCCCGGGAAGACGGCACCGGGACGAACGTGGAAGTGGAGCTTCCGTGCGGATTGTGA
- a CDS encoding ABC transporter ATP-binding protein codes for MTAPNTLAATGTAVSLERVTKSYDRGRVTALDNVSWAFRRGTFTAIMGASGSGKSTFLHCASGLDRPSSGTVRLGETDLGALKETELTRLRRDRVGFVFQGYNLVPSMTVERNITLPLSLGGRRADRGWFSEVVHRVGMAERLGTKPSQLSGGQQQRVAVARALVTRPEIVFADEPTAALDPRTAGHVLRLLREAVDATGQTVVLVTHDPAAAAWADSVVFLSEGRIVDELPRPTASAVLTRWETL; via the coding sequence ATGACCGCCCCGAACACCCTCGCCGCGACCGGCACCGCCGTGTCGCTGGAACGCGTGACCAAGTCCTACGACCGAGGCCGCGTGACCGCCCTGGACAACGTCTCCTGGGCTTTCCGGCGCGGCACCTTCACCGCGATCATGGGTGCCTCCGGCTCCGGCAAGAGCACGTTCCTGCACTGCGCCTCAGGCCTGGACCGGCCCAGCTCCGGCACGGTCCGGCTCGGCGAGACCGACCTGGGCGCCCTGAAGGAGACCGAGCTGACCCGGCTGCGGCGCGACCGCGTCGGGTTCGTGTTCCAGGGCTACAACCTGGTGCCCTCCATGACCGTTGAGCGCAACATCACGCTGCCGTTGTCGCTCGGCGGGCGGCGCGCGGACCGCGGCTGGTTCTCCGAGGTCGTGCACCGGGTCGGGATGGCCGAGCGCCTCGGCACCAAGCCCTCGCAGCTGTCCGGCGGGCAGCAGCAGCGGGTCGCGGTGGCGCGGGCGCTGGTGACCCGGCCGGAGATCGTCTTCGCCGACGAGCCCACCGCCGCGCTGGACCCGCGCACCGCCGGGCACGTGCTGCGGCTGCTGCGCGAGGCCGTGGACGCCACCGGGCAGACCGTGGTGCTGGTGACGCACGACCCGGCCGCCGCGGCGTGGGCCGACAGCGTCGTGTTCCTGTCCGAGGGGCGGATCGTCGACGAACTGCCGCGCCCGACCGCCTCGGCGGTCCTGACCCGCTGGGAGACGCTGTGA